GCTCTAGTTTCCGTGCATTCTTTAGCGCTTGATGAAGCATGTTGTTAGGTATAGCTTGATAGGTCAAGCATAGCTAGCTTCCAATACAAACAATAGGCTCCTCACAAGGGAGCTTTTTCTATCTTACAGCGACAGCAAAAAGTCAACACCTAGGTGCGACAATAAAGAAGCATCATGATGCTTATCGTTAGAAAAAATGGGAGAGAAATTAGCTAGCCACGAAAACGAAGTGCTGCTTCTACGAGCACAGAAAATCGGCTTGCTGGAGCTAAATATTCAAGCCATAAGTATGATACTAGAGCAATACCAGACGGAACTAGCTCAGGAGAAAGCTCTTATACAAGCTCAACTACGCAAAGAAGCAGGTTTGTCTTCGAAAAGTGAAAAGGAGAAATAGCCTCTTTGTGTAGCTACGCTACTATGCACCTTGGCCCTTGACTAGGCCAGACGCCCAAGTATTGAGGTGCCTACTGCTTAGGCTTCAATCCTTATTAGCTCAGTTCGGACGCTGCTGATACAAGAGTTGAAGAGGGAGGGGAAGTAGCCTTGATTAGTAACAATTAAACGAAACATATACCATGAATAATCTTGATGCTAAAGCATTTCTATTTGAATTGCCAATTTATACACCTATTAAAATTACAGATGAAAATAGAAGTGATTTTAATAAACTGATAAGCTTTAGAGGTAATATAGATTACTTTAATCCTGGGCTTGGGGAAAATACAACATATAATATAACTATAGCTTATTCAGTTCATGTTTCGGAATTTACTTCGTATGGTGGCTTAGGATCTGCTATAGCTAAATGCGTTCGGACATCGCAAGAATTCACCTTCTATTATTTTTATGATGATGAGAATCGTGTATTTATGAAAGTCGGACAACACCCATCTGTTGCGTATTTTCATATTTCACAGGTAAAACAATATAACAAAATACTTTCAAGAGATAAATTAAAGGAATTTACAAGAGCAATTGGGCTAGCAGCAAATGGTGTAGGAATAGGCTCGTTTGTTTACTTGCGTCGAATATTTGAAGGCTTAATAGAAGAAGCTCATACAATAGCTAAAGCAGACCAAGGTTGGGATGAGGAGCCATATTCAAGAGCAAGGATGGCGGATAAGATTGAACTACTCAGAGCTCACCTACCGGCGTTTCTGGTAGAAAATAAGGCGCTGTATGGAATATTAAGCGTAGGGGTACACGCACTAAAAGAAGAAGACTGCTTGGCTTATTTCGAAACCGTGAAGGTAGGTATTGAGCTTATACTCGATGAAAAGCTGGAAGCGTTCGAAAAGCAGAAGAAAATAGACGACGCAAAGCAGAAATTAGCTGATTTAACTAATAAGATTAATGCAGGATCTAAGCTTAAATAGTTGTTCATAATGGAGCAAGTTAAGGACAGATATCAATTTATAATCGGCTTTGCTGCAATAGTAATTTCATTAAGTGCATTCAAAGATGAGCTAAAAAGTATAAATATTAACTATGGTATATTTTCGTTCACTGTTTCATAGTTTTTATTTGGTATTATACTGGCGTTTGTAGTGGTAGTTCATATCTATGTTATTCCTTATATATTTTACAATACGAAGTATAAAAACTATAAAATTATTAATTATATAGAAGTTTTGAGCTATGTTTTATTTTTAGCTATTGCTTTATGCCCTACTTTTATGGGTGTGTTTTATATGATCATGTATGCTATAAACAATATTGCTTGGTTGACAATTGACAATTTGTTGAATTTATCAAACTTTGTTATTGTTTTTCTATTTTTATTTAATTTTATGTTAAGTAGAAGTTTTTTGGTTAGGTATATTAGACAGAAGAAGTATAAAGAACAAAATGAATTAAAAATAAAAGAAATTACCTCGTTAGAGGTGGCAAAGAAGTTGTCTGAAGATGGTTATTATAGCCACTCTTATATTGAGCTATTAAAAGTTATAGAGAATTACTTGTTCAGAAAGTTGAGACTCAAAGATCTTATATTTAAGAGGGAGAGTTTGATGAAAATGTTCGATATAGCGATAAAAAATAATATTATAAACAAGCAAGATCTTGAGACGTTAAGGGCGTTGACAGAAATGAGAAATAGTTTTGTTCATGGTGAACATATAGGTGTAAGTAAAGGACAGGCTCAAGAAGCTCTGGCTTTTGTTGAATCTTTGCTTTATAGGCTAGGAAGTAATAATTAAAGGGGAGTATTTGTTGATCTCATTATGGCAGACGAACTCACCACTTTACTCTCGGCCACTGGCGGCGCTTTCCTAGGTAAGTTTGTAGGCCCAGCTGCTGAGCAATTAGGCAAGGCCGGCTGGGAACGGATTCAGCAACTTGGCCAACGAGCAACGGCTTACTTAGCTACGGTCGGCCGTGAGCCTAAACCTGTCGAGCCAAAGATACTCGTGCCTTTAGTTCAAGCAGCCGCACACGAACCAGATCCTGGCTTAGCTGATAAGTGGGCTGCATTACTTGCAAATGCTGCTGACCCAGATACGCAGGTAGATGTTCAACCTGTGTATGCGGATATACTCAGGCAGTTGACAGCAAAGGAGGTTAAGTTACTAGATGAGTTGTTTAACAGTAAGACTATAGCTCGAACCTTACAAATCTTTGAGCCTAACTACGAGCACCAGCAGAACCCTAGTGGAATATATTTATTTCGTAAATCCCGGACGATTGGTGTTTCGCTTGACTTGGAAAGATTACGGCATGAACGAGGCGATACAGGAATAGAGCGGAGTTCATTTGAATCCTTGGTAGATAATCTACTCCGTCATCGCCTTCTAATTGCGGCACGGGAAGAAATACCTAAGAAGCAGTCAGCAATTGGCAATAGTCTTGATCCAAGACCTGTAATCAAAAAAGCTTACTTTTCAGCTCTAGGCTTTGACTTTATGATGGCCTGTACGCCTCCTAACGCTGTAAGGGAATAAAAACTCAAATGCTTTGTCAACCTAACCAAGCAATATATCGTGTGTATGCGAAACGGGGTGTAGCTCAGCTGGCTAGAGCAGGGAACTTATAATCCTTTGGTCGCGAGTTCGAATCTCGTTACCTCGGCAAAGAAAGCCTTGATCATTGATCAGGGCTTTTTTATGATACCCTCCATCTTGTTCCATCTGTCGACCAAGTACTAAAAAGACAAAAGCCTTGGCCAACGCTGGGGCTTTTCAAAGATACCCCCGAATGGTGTTGAAGAAGGTATATTTGTCTTTGTTAAACTGCTTCAGGATGATTCGAGTCTCATTGTGCCAATTCGTTGATTCGATTACTGCGTGAGCTTCTGACTCATCATTCGATACGGACACGTGGTAAGCTGATGTTCTATTCAGCAGCGCTGTGATCTGCTCGTTAATCGTTCGAGCACTAGGAGTCGAAAGGAGGCCAGGAAACAGAAGCTTCTCATTCGCATTAATTGCCGCGCTCAGTTCATTAGCTGCAGACATCAACTTATTCATAGTTTCAGCGGGTGCTACGTCCAGTAGCATCGCTTGCTGGATAATATCACTGATGGCGTGTAGCTGCTTCACTACATCTTTGAAGAACGCATAACGTAGATCAAAGTACTTCTTCTGTCTGTTGTTCAATTGTACAAAGAGGAACTGAAAGACAGCAAACAAGAAGCCGAGCTGTGCCAAGGCAGCAGGCGTGCTATCACTTGTCTTAACGATGAATTGAGACAGTATTCCCGTCAGCAAGATGAGCAGTAGGTAGTAGAAGTGTTTAACAAGGAAATCCACAGCCCTATTTCGTAGGTCAACCATTCCGATACGCTCTGCGCAATAACATGTGATTAGCCGTCTTGTACCCCTAAACGTACCCCTGAAAAAGTAAAACCGCGTCTACGGGCTGTAAACACGGTTTCATGTGGCCCCGGCGAGAATCGAACTCACATCTAAAGTTTAGGAAACCCTTATTCTATCCGTTGAACTACGGGGCCTTTCGGAAGTTAGCTAGGGGCAAAGGTAACGGGAAAGCAACGCCACTGCCAAACTGCGAAGCCAGACACTGCGTAAAGGCAAGTAATTTCGCGCAGCAACTTTCTCTCTGTTCAGTTACCGTTTTTATCCGCATGGGCTTACTGGACGATTTGCATGCTGCCCGTCGCGCTGCCGGCGGCCGTGTTGCTACGGGACGTAGTGGTGCCCAGCCGGCGCTGCTTTTCATTCCGGATATTAGTGGGTTCACCCGTTTTATTCAGGAAACCGGCGACGACCTAGCCCAGTGGCTGGTGGCCGACTTGCTCGAAATTTTGATCGAGGCCAATACCTTAGGTATGTCGGTGAGCGAAATTCAGGGCGACGCCATTTTGTTCTACCGCCTTGGGCCGCCGCCTTCCATTCAGGACCTCGTGGCCCAGTGCCGGCGCATCTTCCTCGATTTTCAGAACTACGTCCGGTTAGTGGAGCGCGACACGGGCTCCACCCTAGGTGCTGCGCTGCGCAACAACGATCTCACCCTCAAGATTATCGTGCACTACGGTCATGTGAATGTGGCCCAGATTCGCAACTTCACTAAGCTGATGGGGCGTGATCTGATTGTGGTGCACCGCCTGCTAAAGAACAACGTAACCGGCAGCGAATACCTGCTGCTGTCGGACGACTACCTCGAAACGCAAAAGCCCGCCGACATCGCCCGGAGCTTCTCCTGGACGCGCCTGCTGCGTGGCACTTGCACCTACGACTACCTAGGTCAGATATGCTACCAGTATGCGCATCTGACGCCCCTCCGGCTTCTGCTCGACGAGCAGATGGCCCCCGGCCGGCCTAGCGGCACCCAGAACAACGCGCTCAAAGTGCGACGTTTGCTGCCGCTGCCGGCGCGCGACGTGCTACGCATCGTCAGCAACTTCCGGCTGCGCCCGCGGTGGATGGCAGGTGTCACTAAGGTGCATTACGACGTGACCAAAGCGGGACGCTTGGGTACCTCCTACAAAGTGGATATCAACAACGGCCAAATCGACTTTCAAGCCGTGCAGTACTTTGAGGATGAAGATCGGATTGAGTACGTGGAGAAAATCTCGCACTTCCGAGTTTTTCCTAACTCCCTGTTATTCTTCTTCATCGAGCCCGTCACGGAAGGTACTGCGCTGCTTACCCTGGAGTTTCGCTACGGCCACATTGCCAGTTCTAGCTCCCTGATTCGCTTTGGCCAATTGCAACGCATGCATCGCTTTTTGGGCGAATCAATCAAGCGCTTGGCAGCGATAAAGAGTAACAGGTAACAGAGCAGTGGAGTAAATCACTAAGCTAATAAAACAAAAACGGCTGTCATCCTGAGCTTGCGAAGGACCTTATCACCTTTGAACAAGCCACTGTTACATGGGTCGTTCTGGCGTGATAAGGTCCTTCGCAAGCTCAGGATGACAGCCGTTTTGTAGGTACTTAATTTCTACAAACTGCCTTACACCTTATACAGCAGCACAATGCCGAACGATAAGGCCGTCAGGATTAGGCCGACCATGAAGATGGTGTAGCTGATGCGCAGCAAGCGGTATTTCTTGGACAGTACTTCGCCGAGGTAGTAGATGTCGGTTACCATGTTGATGTAAAGCGACTCTTTCTGGCGCATTAGCTCCGTCATGCCGCCCTGGAAATCGTCGAGGCTGAGCTTAGTGAAGTTGCCGAAGAACAGCAGATTCACGCGGCGGTTGTTGGCTACTTGTGGGCTCTTTTTCAGCCATTTAAAGCTCGTTACGTCAGGCTGGGCCGATAGGATGGATGACACCACCGAGCCAAGCGCCGTGATGAGCAGAAGTCCCATCGGTACCATCAGCAAAGGGTTGCGGGTAAAAGCTGGGCTCAGCACCGCCGACTTGCCCCCGATCTTAATACCTAGGTACGTCACGATGACCGAGATGAGCACTGCGTTCAGCTGAATCATCATACTCGCCTTTTTATCGGCCATGTCCGACAGCTTCATGTGGTTGCCATACATGGTGCGAAACATGGTTTCGATACCACGCTTAGGCTCGGCGAACGTCTCGGTTTTCTCCTTATCCTTCTTTTTCTTCTTCTTCTCGATCTTCTTGAGCAGGTCGCGCTGCTCCTTGATATTGTCTTTGAACTGCTTCTGGTACCGTTCCTTGGCTACATCGGTGTAGTACTTAGCCGTCAGCATAAAGTCGAGCTGGTTCTCGGCCCACTCCACATTCGAGTAGGTTTTGCCAACAGTGGTTTCCCACTCGGCGCGCAGCAGCTCGGCCCCGGCAATAAAGTCTTCGCTACCTAGGTTGCTCATATCAGCATCCACGAGCAACTGTTGCAGCTCAGTGTCGCGGCGCTCGTTGCGGTGCGTGGCCCGGATCGTGTCCTTCACCAGCGCAATCCGGTCGGCCGGGTAGCCTTGCTCCGTTAGCCATTGCTCTGCCAACTCCATGCTGCGGTACTCATGTCCGTCGTATATTTCAAGGTAGCCGGCATCGTGAAACCAGGCGGCTAATACCAAAGCTTCTAGGTCTCTATCGCTCAGGCCCGCTGCTTTGCCCAAGGCCTGCGCCTCCCGAACTGTCGTTTGCGTATGCTTCAGACTATGGTACACGAGCTGGCCCGGCAGTTTCTTTTCGAAAAGTGCTGTGATGTACGCGCCAGCTTGGTTGATAATCTCGGATTTTGCTTCCTTAAGTATCTTGGTAGTTTCCATGCAGTAGGGGAGAAAGGGCGTTGCCAGGGAGAGCAGCGGTGAACCAAGGTAAAACGCGAATATTGCGTTCAGGTTTTTCGTTGCCTATACTAAACTGTAAGCAACCAGTTTTCGTACGGCAGCCCACACAGCTTTATAACAAATAAGCGGCCGCTTAATTTCTAAGTTTGCTGCCTTTTCTGCTAACCCTAATTATTCGTACTTGGTTTACGTTGTTAGGTTGGTGCTTACCCACATTACGCTCACGCCTTCCGTATGAGAAGATTTTTCCGTGCCTATTGTCTTTTACTGGCCGTCACGAGTTGGATCTTGCCAACTGCTTACGCACAAAAGAAAACGCAGACCCCGCACACAATCCGGCCAAACTACCACCACGGCGGCGAGAACTGGCAAAGCAAAACTCCTCCTGATAGCACGCACATTCGGTATACTGTTTTCCTGATCGGCGACGTAGGCAAGCCTATTCCTAAAGCAGAGGGGGGCGAACCGTCGTTGAATTACCTGCGCAAGCAAATCATGGCTGCCGGTGCCAAAAGCACCACCTTGTTCCTCGGCGACAACGTGTACGAATACGGCTTGCCACCCGAGAATGCCCTTGACCGGAAGGAGTCGGAGCGCCGCCTGACCGATCAGCTCGACATCCTGCGCAACTATCCTGGCGAGAAGTACATGGTGCCCGGAAACCACGACTGGCGCCAAGGCCTAGCCGGTGGCCTCGATCAGGTAGTGCGCCAGCAGACCTTCATCGAAAACTACATGATGAAGGATTCGGCGCAGTTTGCCTACACCGGCGACTTCCTGATTCCGCGCGACGGTTGCCCTGGGCCGTTTGAGGTGCGCGTGCAGGACGACATCGTGCTGATCATGCTGAACTCGCAGTGGTTTTTGCAGACCCAAACCACGGAGAAACCTTACGGCGCGAACAGCGGCTGCGGCGTTGCCAACGAGACCGACTTCTTCACGCAGCTAGAGGACGTTATTTCTCGCAACAAGGATAAGAACATCATAGTCGTTGCCCACCACCCGATTCAGTCGGACGGTATCCATGGGGGCTACTTCACCGTCGGCGACCATATCTTCCCGCTGTCTATTGTCTTCAAATATGCGTTCCTGCCCTTGCCGGTTATTGGGTCGATTTATCCCTTTGCCCGCAAATACGGCGGCGTGACGCAAGACATTGCTCACCCACTTTATCAGACCTATAAGAAGGGACTGGAGGATATTTTCGCGCGCTACCCCAACATCGTATATGTATCAGGGCACGAGCACAACTTGCAATACTTCAAAACGCCCACCTACCATCAGATTATTAGTGGTGCCGGCTGCAAAACCCAGCACGTGAAGCCCGGCAACGGCGCTGATGCTATGTTCTCGGATAAGGAGAAAGGCATTGCCCGGGTAAACTACTACGACAACGGTGAGGTCTGGACGGAGTTTCTGGTGCCCGCAGACAGTGGTGAAGTGGCCCGACGCGTATTCCGGACGCCGCTCTACGCCAAACAAACCAAGTTGGTGGAGCAGGTAGCCGTACAGCAACAGGCGCCCAGCGTCTCGTTCAAGGATAGCAGCATCACGGTGGCGGCCAACCCGGCCTACGCTGACCGGGGCAAGTTCCACAAGTTCCTGTTCGGGAAGCACTACCGCGCCGAGTGGGCTACGCCCGTGAAAATGCCAGTGCTCGACTTAGCTACCGAGCGTGGTGGCCTCTCGCCCTACAAAGTAGGGGGTGGCAAGCAAACGGCTTCGCTGAAAGTACGCAACGAGGAAGGCCGCAACTATACGCTGCGCGGGCTGAACAAGGACCCTTCGGCGGTACTGCCTGAAGCCCTGCGCGCTGGGGCGGCAAAGGATATTTTACAAGACCAGATTTCGGCTCAGCATCCGTATGGCGCCCTGCCGATTCCTCCCCTTGCTTCGGCCGCGGGCATTCTGCACACCAACCCTGAGTTGCGCTACATTCCGCAGGACCCACGGCTGGAGCAGTACTACGAGCGATTCTCGAACACGCCGGTGTTCTTGGAAGAAGACGCCAAGGACAACCAGAGCAACGTGGAGTCATTGGGCAACGCCAAGAATCTGGTGGGCACCGACAAAGTGCTGGAACGCTTAGAAGAAGACAACGACAACCGCGTCGACGAACAGGCGTTTGCCCGCTCGCGCCTCTTCGATATGTGGATTGGTGACTGGGACCGGCACGAAGACCAGTGGCGCTGGGCGGAGCGCAAGGACAAGGACGGCGACCGGAAATTCACAGCCGTACCCGAAGACCGCGACATTGCCTTCTTCAAGGGTGACGGATTGTTCCCGTACCTAGCTTCGCGCAAGTGGGCTATCCGCAACTTCCAGAACTTCGGTTACGACTACGCTGACTGGAAAGGGTTGAACCTCACCGCCCTGGCCAACGACCGGGTGTTCCTAGCTTCCATCACGAAGGAAGATTGGGTGAAAACGGCCGAGGACTTGAAGAAGCGCCTCACCGACGCTGAAATCGACAACGCCCTGCGCCAGCGCTGGCCCAAGAAAATCTACGACGAACACGGTCCCGAAATTGCCGCCAAGCTCAAGAGCCGTCGCGAATTACTGCCCCAACTTGCCGCCGACTACTACACGATGGTGTCGAAGATTACGGAGGTGAAGGGTAGCTCTAAAAATGAAAAATTCGTGGTGGAGCGTCTCGAAGGCAACAAAACCCGCGTGACGGTGCAGAAGATCAATAAGGATGGTAAGCTGACCAAGATCCTATTTGACCGCACCTTCGATAACAAAGTCACTAAAGACATTCGCCTCTACGGCTTCGCTGGCAACGACGTCTACGACGTGCGTGGTGACGTAAAAAAGGGCACCAACGTACGCATCATCGCAGGCACCGACCGCGACTCCATCGTAGACCGTTCGCACGTGCGGGGCCTAGGTAACTACACCCAGGTGTACGACGCCGATTCGGGCAACGTAATTGTGCCGGGTCGCACCACGCGCCTGCGCCTAGCGTCGAACACCGACGTGAACCGCTACGATTATCCTAACCGTACCGACCGCAAAGACTACCAGCTCAACTACCTAGGTCCGGCTGCTTACTTCGGCTACAACGTCGACGACCGGATCTTCATTGGCGGCGGCGCGACGTACCGACGTTACGGTTTCCGCAAAAAGCCGTTTGCCTCGGAGCAGTCGTTGGTGGCCAACTACGCCTTCTCGCAGAGCGCCTACAACGTGCGCTATCGTGGTCAGTTTACCGACGTGTTTGGCAAGCTTGATCTGAACATCAGTAGCCAGCTCTACGGGCCGCAGCTGCTGTACAACTACTTTGGTCTCGGCAACGACACCCGCAACGAAGCGCCCAAAACTGATGGTCGTGTGCGGCTGCGCGATATCAACGAGACCTACCGGATTCGCTTCTCGCGCTTCTACGTGGCCCCGATGCTGGAGAAAGACATTTTTAGCTTCCTGAAGCTAGGGTTCGGTCCGCAATACGATCAATTCCGCGTCGACCGCGAAAACCTAGGTAGCAAGATTGCCGAAGGGCTTGGTACCGGCAACGACAACCGCACAGGCGCCGCCGTGGGTATTCGTGATTCCGACTTTGGTCTGAACCGTTACCTAGGAGGTAAAGTGTACTTGAATCTCGATGCCAGCAGCTCGCCCAAAAACCCGCGTATTGGTATCCGGTGGTACAACAGCGCCGAGTACAACTACCAGCTCAACGGCGAGAAGCTGCGCTACGGCCGTTTGGCGTCGGAGGTGCGCTTCTACGTGAGCCCCAACTTCCCCTTCCAGCTCACCTGGGCCGGGCGCTTGGGCGTGGCCCGCAACCTCGGCGACTACCGCTTCTACCAGGCCAACACCTTAGGCGGTACCACCAACCTACGCGGCTACCGTCGCACGCGCTACGCTGGCCGCAGCTCGTTCTACGCCAACGGCGAAGTGCGCGTGCAACTCTTCACCTTCAACGCCTATTTGCTGCCCGGTAAGTTTGGTATCCTAGGTCTGGCCGATGCTGCCCGCGTGTACAGCCCCTACGACGTGAAAACGGGCTTCGATGCGCTGCACTCAGCCTTTGGCGGCGGCGTGTGGGTGGACATCCTCAAGCAAGCGGTTGTCAATGTGACCTACTCGGTGGGCGAGGAGCGCCTAATATTCCTTGGGTTCGACTTCTTGTTCTAAGTCATCCAAGGCAACAGCTGAACACAGCGCATTAACACAACGACCAGACAAGCTACTTGTCTGGTCGTTGTGTTAATGCGCTGTGGGGCGTAGCTTTAGCATGCAATTTATCCGGTGTATCAAACTACTTTCTTATGCTTACTATTACTCGTTTAATTCGATTCATTACGGGCTTGTTGGTTGCGTTCGGTCTAGGTTTTAAAGGGTTGGCCCAGACGGCGCCTACTTGGCAAAGCGCACAAACCATGGGTAGCCCGTGGAGTTTTGGGGTGGTTAAAGCCGGCAGCTCTGCCGTCGATGGCGCCGGTAACTTCTATGAAGTTGGTAACTTCAGCGGAACCAATGCAACTGTTGTGGGGGGAATGACGCTCACCGCTCCTGTTGGTTCGGCCAACTCCATCTTTATAGCGAAATACACTGCCGACGGGAGATTAGCTTGGCTACGCCAACTTAACGGAGCAGGTTGGATAGAATCGAAGAAAGTGGCGGTCGATGCCAGTGGTCACGTGTATGTGGTAGGCTTTTCCTCGAACAAAGAAATAGACCTAGGCAATGGCGTGAAGCTTGCCGGCGGCACTGATGATCGGGCCTTCATTGTGCGCTACTCGCCCGAAGGCGTTGCTGAGTGGGCACAGCAAGCGACGCCTCGTTCCGTTGGACACGGCGTTGGCTTTGATGCGGCCGGTAACGTGTACTTCAGCGGATTCTTCTACTCAAATACCACAATTGGTGGCCAGAGTATTTCTTCTCCAGGTACGAACACTACCTTCTTGGCCCGTCTATCCGCTGAGACGGGTGCTGTGCAATCCTTGGTACCTACT
This Hymenobacter sp. GOD-10R DNA region includes the following protein-coding sequences:
- a CDS encoding Abi-alpha family protein — encoded protein: MADELTTLLSATGGAFLGKFVGPAAEQLGKAGWERIQQLGQRATAYLATVGREPKPVEPKILVPLVQAAAHEPDPGLADKWAALLANAADPDTQVDVQPVYADILRQLTAKEVKLLDELFNSKTIARTLQIFEPNYEHQQNPSGIYLFRKSRTIGVSLDLERLRHERGDTGIERSSFESLVDNLLRHRLLIAAREEIPKKQSAIGNSLDPRPVIKKAYFSALGFDFMMACTPPNAVRE
- a CDS encoding DUF2652 domain-containing protein encodes the protein MGLLDDLHAARRAAGGRVATGRSGAQPALLFIPDISGFTRFIQETGDDLAQWLVADLLEILIEANTLGMSVSEIQGDAILFYRLGPPPSIQDLVAQCRRIFLDFQNYVRLVERDTGSTLGAALRNNDLTLKIIVHYGHVNVAQIRNFTKLMGRDLIVVHRLLKNNVTGSEYLLLSDDYLETQKPADIARSFSWTRLLRGTCTYDYLGQICYQYAHLTPLRLLLDEQMAPGRPSGTQNNALKVRRLLPLPARDVLRIVSNFRLRPRWMAGVTKVHYDVTKAGRLGTSYKVDINNGQIDFQAVQYFEDEDRIEYVEKISHFRVFPNSLLFFFIEPVTEGTALLTLEFRYGHIASSSSLIRFGQLQRMHRFLGESIKRLAAIKSNR
- a CDS encoding Pycsar system effector family protein, which produces METTKILKEAKSEIINQAGAYITALFEKKLPGQLVYHSLKHTQTTVREAQALGKAAGLSDRDLEALVLAAWFHDAGYLEIYDGHEYRSMELAEQWLTEQGYPADRIALVKDTIRATHRNERRDTELQQLLVDADMSNLGSEDFIAGAELLRAEWETTVGKTYSNVEWAENQLDFMLTAKYYTDVAKERYQKQFKDNIKEQRDLLKKIEKKKKKKDKEKTETFAEPKRGIETMFRTMYGNHMKLSDMADKKASMMIQLNAVLISVIVTYLGIKIGGKSAVLSPAFTRNPLLMVPMGLLLITALGSVVSSILSAQPDVTSFKWLKKSPQVANNRRVNLLFFGNFTKLSLDDFQGGMTELMRQKESLYINMVTDIYYLGEVLSKKYRLLRISYTIFMVGLILTALSFGIVLLYKV
- a CDS encoding metallophosphoesterase, producing MRRFFRAYCLLLAVTSWILPTAYAQKKTQTPHTIRPNYHHGGENWQSKTPPDSTHIRYTVFLIGDVGKPIPKAEGGEPSLNYLRKQIMAAGAKSTTLFLGDNVYEYGLPPENALDRKESERRLTDQLDILRNYPGEKYMVPGNHDWRQGLAGGLDQVVRQQTFIENYMMKDSAQFAYTGDFLIPRDGCPGPFEVRVQDDIVLIMLNSQWFLQTQTTEKPYGANSGCGVANETDFFTQLEDVISRNKDKNIIVVAHHPIQSDGIHGGYFTVGDHIFPLSIVFKYAFLPLPVIGSIYPFARKYGGVTQDIAHPLYQTYKKGLEDIFARYPNIVYVSGHEHNLQYFKTPTYHQIISGAGCKTQHVKPGNGADAMFSDKEKGIARVNYYDNGEVWTEFLVPADSGEVARRVFRTPLYAKQTKLVEQVAVQQQAPSVSFKDSSITVAANPAYADRGKFHKFLFGKHYRAEWATPVKMPVLDLATERGGLSPYKVGGGKQTASLKVRNEEGRNYTLRGLNKDPSAVLPEALRAGAAKDILQDQISAQHPYGALPIPPLASAAGILHTNPELRYIPQDPRLEQYYERFSNTPVFLEEDAKDNQSNVESLGNAKNLVGTDKVLERLEEDNDNRVDEQAFARSRLFDMWIGDWDRHEDQWRWAERKDKDGDRKFTAVPEDRDIAFFKGDGLFPYLASRKWAIRNFQNFGYDYADWKGLNLTALANDRVFLASITKEDWVKTAEDLKKRLTDAEIDNALRQRWPKKIYDEHGPEIAAKLKSRRELLPQLAADYYTMVSKITEVKGSSKNEKFVVERLEGNKTRVTVQKINKDGKLTKILFDRTFDNKVTKDIRLYGFAGNDVYDVRGDVKKGTNVRIIAGTDRDSIVDRSHVRGLGNYTQVYDADSGNVIVPGRTTRLRLASNTDVNRYDYPNRTDRKDYQLNYLGPAAYFGYNVDDRIFIGGGATYRRYGFRKKPFASEQSLVANYAFSQSAYNVRYRGQFTDVFGKLDLNISSQLYGPQLLYNYFGLGNDTRNEAPKTDGRVRLRDINETYRIRFSRFYVAPMLEKDIFSFLKLGFGPQYDQFRVDRENLGSKIAEGLGTGNDNRTGAAVGIRDSDFGLNRYLGGKVYLNLDASSSPKNPRIGIRWYNSAEYNYQLNGEKLRYGRLASEVRFYVSPNFPFQLTWAGRLGVARNLGDYRFYQANTLGGTTNLRGYRRTRYAGRSSFYANGEVRVQLFTFNAYLLPGKFGILGLADAARVYSPYDVKTGFDALHSAFGGGVWVDILKQAVVNVTYSVGEERLIFLGFDFLF